A stretch of Carnobacteriaceae bacterium zg-C25 DNA encodes these proteins:
- a CDS encoding YbaB/EbfC family nucleoid-associated protein, which produces MMRGMPNMQGMMKQMQKLQKEMANAQEYVNNLEFVGTSPNDLVQVKMNGKRDVLDVVLHPDVVDPEDVDMLQDLLVEAFNDASQKATEKNNEVMGKYTKNLPF; this is translated from the coding sequence ATGATGCGTGGAATGCCAAATATGCAAGGTATGATGAAACAAATGCAAAAGTTACAAAAAGAAATGGCGAATGCACAAGAATACGTGAATAATTTAGAGTTTGTTGGGACAAGCCCTAACGACTTAGTGCAAGTTAAAATGAACGGAAAACGAGATGTATTAGATGTTGTGTTACATCCAGATGTGGTGGATCCAGAAGATGTGGATATGTTGCAAGACTTATTGGTTGAAGCATTTAATGACGCCTCTCAAAAAGCGACAGAAAAAAATAATGAAGTGATGGGTAAATATACAAAAAATTTACCGTTCTAA
- the recR gene encoding recombination protein RecR encodes MQYPKPIENLIDSYRLLPGIGAKTAARLAFFCMDLPEEDIMQFANALISVKRDLSHCRICGNITLENPCAICCDDTRDQTRILVVEDSKDVLSMERMGEFKGLYHVLGGVLSPMNGVGPDDLTVAQLVARLQEKECVEEVIIATNPTPEGEATAKYIARLLKPAGIIVSRLAHGLAVGSDIEYADEMTLLRAIEGRREL; translated from the coding sequence ATGCAATACCCAAAACCTATTGAAAATTTAATTGATAGTTATCGTTTGTTACCAGGTATTGGGGCGAAAACGGCTGCACGTTTAGCGTTCTTCTGTATGGATTTACCAGAAGAAGATATTATGCAGTTTGCCAATGCTTTGATTAGTGTAAAACGTGATTTATCGCATTGTCGTATTTGCGGGAACATTACATTGGAAAATCCATGTGCCATTTGTTGCGATGATACGCGTGATCAAACACGTATTTTAGTCGTGGAAGATTCAAAAGACGTATTGTCGATGGAACGCATGGGAGAATTTAAAGGGTTATATCACGTGTTAGGTGGTGTTTTATCTCCAATGAATGGTGTTGGACCAGACGATTTAACGGTTGCTCAATTAGTTGCGCGATTGCAAGAAAAAGAATGTGTTGAAGAAGTGATTATTGCTACAAACCCGACGCCAGAAGGTGAGGCGACAGCCAAGTACATTGCGCGGTTATTAAAACCAGCAGGTATTATCGTGAGCCGTTTAGCGCATGGATTAGCGGTGGGTAGTGATATTGAATATGCTGATGAAATGACACTTTTACGTGCGATTGAAGGGCGCCGAGAATTATAA
- a CDS encoding DMT family transporter: MFLFLGIIAGFLIPFQTSFNTHLGKKKQSTLLAVITSFTIGLCLTTSLTLVRGESIFPNIPDITSVMIAAILGVIFVSGSVIVFAKLGATQTAILPVIGQITAGLIIDHFGLLNAVQSPVTATKLLGTFFVLLGVIGVVLSNRQKNASNATQHQNTLLLQILGVCLGAFTTIQTALNSHIGVTLHSPFLSTHLNFLFGLMILLLLATLKKEHFANLYTKSSPWWSYLGGLIGFIFVLSTIMITPVITTSVTVLTTLLGLTMGSITIDTFGLFNTPKKALTLQKIVSLVILIGGVTMTHFL, translated from the coding sequence ATGTTTTTATTTTTAGGTATTATTGCGGGGTTTTTAATCCCTTTTCAAACAAGTTTTAACACGCACTTAGGCAAAAAAAAGCAATCGACGTTACTAGCTGTCATCACATCCTTTACAATCGGTTTATGTTTAACGACGAGTCTAACCCTCGTGCGCGGTGAATCCATATTCCCAAATATCCCCGACATAACAAGCGTGATGATTGCAGCAATTTTAGGGGTGATTTTTGTATCGGGTTCAGTCATCGTGTTTGCCAAACTCGGTGCGACACAAACGGCCATTTTACCCGTAATCGGTCAAATCACAGCCGGATTAATTATCGACCACTTCGGTCTATTAAACGCCGTTCAAAGTCCCGTCACCGCGACAAAATTACTCGGTACGTTCTTTGTCCTATTAGGCGTTATTGGGGTGGTATTGAGTAATCGTCAAAAAAACGCATCTAACGCAACACAACATCAAAACACATTGTTATTGCAAATTTTAGGTGTTTGTTTAGGTGCATTCACCACTATCCAAACGGCATTAAACAGTCATATCGGTGTGACGTTACACTCACCATTTTTATCAACACATTTAAACTTTTTATTCGGCTTAATGATTTTGTTGCTACTCGCAACTTTGAAAAAAGAACATTTTGCAAATCTATACACTAAATCATCACCATGGTGGTCATATTTAGGCGGTTTAATCGGTTTTATTTTCGTGTTATCTACTATTATGATTACACCCGTCATTACAACAAGCGTGACCGTTTTAACGACTTTACTTGGTTTAACGATGGGGAGCATTACCATCGACACTTTTGGTTTATTCAATACACCGAAAAAAGCATTAACGCTACAAAAGATCGTATCGCTCGTTATTTTAATCGGTGGCGTAACCATGACACACTTTTTATAG
- a CDS encoding HIT family protein, producing MSETIFSKIINGDIPCYKVYENEHVLAFLDITQVTKGHTLLIPKTPVSDVFAWSAEIGEQLGRAIPIVANAIQNAFPDMVGLNMVSNNKEGAYQTVFHSHLHLIPRYSENDDFKLVMHSHQEQFTPQQMNDIAQAISKHIKE from the coding sequence ATGAGCGAAACAATTTTTTCTAAAATTATTAACGGTGATATTCCGTGTTATAAAGTATATGAAAACGAACACGTACTTGCATTTTTAGATATTACACAAGTGACAAAAGGTCATACGCTACTCATTCCAAAAACACCTGTTAGCGATGTTTTTGCATGGAGCGCAGAAATCGGTGAACAGTTGGGGCGTGCTATACCAATCGTTGCAAACGCCATTCAAAACGCATTTCCCGACATGGTTGGTTTAAATATGGTAAGTAATAATAAGGAAGGTGCCTATCAAACGGTTTTCCACTCACATCTTCATCTCATTCCACGCTATAGTGAAAATGATGATTTCAAATTAGTGATGCATAGCCATCAAGAGCAGTTTACACCACAACAAATGAACGACATCGCACAAGCAATTTCTAAACACATTAAGGAGTAA
- the atpB gene encoding F0F1 ATP synthase subunit A: protein MDSKPIVFKLFELDFTASILLSTVITSVCVIIFAYFTTRQLSIRPNRGQTVMEMLVDFIKNVVTSNVEWKVAGKPLTIFSVALFLFIVTSNLLDLPFFVESNGYAYWNAPTANAVVCLALSLMVILMSHYLSIQRFGVKRYIKKNYLQPVSFMLPLKILEEFTNTLTLALRLYGNIYAGEVLIALLAQLALSSGLVTIVPTVLLTILWQGFSVMVSFIQAYVFVTLSNVYIGHKLEDHE, encoded by the coding sequence ATGGATAGCAAGCCAATCGTTTTTAAACTGTTTGAATTAGATTTTACAGCATCTATTTTACTATCAACAGTCATTACTAGCGTATGTGTTATCATTTTTGCGTATTTTACAACTCGTCAATTATCTATCCGACCAAATCGTGGCCAGACAGTAATGGAAATGCTTGTCGATTTTATAAAAAATGTCGTAACCAGTAATGTAGAGTGGAAAGTAGCCGGAAAGCCACTAACCATTTTTTCTGTAGCGCTATTTTTATTTATCGTCACATCCAACTTACTTGACTTGCCTTTTTTTGTTGAATCAAACGGGTACGCCTATTGGAATGCACCAACAGCTAATGCGGTTGTCTGTCTAGCGTTATCATTAATGGTTATTTTAATGAGCCATTATTTAAGTATTCAACGTTTTGGTGTAAAGCGATATATCAAGAAAAATTATTTACAACCGGTATCATTTATGTTGCCGTTAAAAATTCTTGAAGAATTTACGAATACACTCACATTGGCACTACGTTTGTACGGGAATATTTATGCCGGTGAAGTATTGATAGCGTTGTTAGCGCAATTAGCGTTATCGTCAGGTTTGGTGACAATTGTTCCAACAGTTTTATTGACTATTTTATGGCAAGGTTTTTCGGTTATGGTGTCATTTATTCAAGCCTATGTGTTTGTGACGCTTTCCAATGTCTACATTGGCCATAAACTAGAAGATCATGAATAA
- the atpE gene encoding F0F1 ATP synthase subunit C codes for MKFIAVALVMGLAAFGSALANARVVSKTIESITRQPELRGSIMSTMFVGIGMIEAIPLLGVIAGFIMLFQ; via the coding sequence ATGAAATTTATTGCAGTAGCATTAGTTATGGGTTTGGCAGCGTTTGGATCAGCATTGGCTAACGCACGTGTTGTGTCAAAAACAATTGAGAGTATTACACGTCAACCTGAATTAAGAGGAAGTATTATGAGTACGATGTTCGTTGGTATTGGTATGATTGAAGCGATTCCGTTGTTAGGTGTTATTGCTGGATTTATTATGCTATTCCAATAA
- the atpF gene encoding F0F1 ATP synthase subunit B gives MYTLILNAQEHPHDLTTVLGNSLIIFLSFTILLYIINKFAAGPILSMMEKREEHIAKQLDDGQMALENAQLKEQEAASIVRNAQIQANDILVSAKDASEKHREMMVTQIQEELQQMKEVARASIEQERAEMLIQLQKQVGEMSVALAQKIIQREVNQADHQHLIDNFIEGLDK, from the coding sequence ATGTATACTTTAATTTTAAATGCACAAGAACATCCGCATGATTTGACAACAGTGTTGGGAAATTCCCTTATCATTTTTTTATCATTTACAATTTTACTTTATATTATTAATAAATTTGCAGCAGGACCAATTTTGTCCATGATGGAAAAACGTGAGGAACACATTGCCAAACAACTCGATGATGGACAAATGGCATTAGAAAATGCGCAATTAAAAGAACAAGAAGCCGCAAGCATTGTAAGAAATGCACAAATTCAAGCAAATGATATTTTAGTTTCGGCTAAAGATGCATCAGAAAAACATAGAGAAATGATGGTAACACAAATTCAAGAAGAGCTTCAACAAATGAAAGAAGTTGCTCGAGCATCGATTGAACAAGAACGTGCCGAAATGTTAATACAGTTACAAAAACAAGTTGGTGAAATGAGTGTTGCCTTAGCTCAAAAAATTATACAACGTGAAGTCAATCAAGCAGATCATCAACATCTAATTGACAACTTTATTGAAGGGTTGGATAAATAA
- a CDS encoding F0F1 ATP synthase subunit delta, which translates to MGTFFEQEAQELYIRAKAHNCIDDIYADMQVFKEGVGGQLPFMQMMTNEAIVDHDKAKLIQSLLPFFKEDTQQFFTAFVEDGMYDVIYQGVEHFEWLYHEHHIKITSAIELTQQQIQRIIAKIAFKMNRVIDTYSTVIDDQIIAGIKVESHTFISDSTVTAQLKAFQQEV; encoded by the coding sequence ATGGGTACATTTTTTGAACAAGAAGCACAGGAACTTTACATACGCGCAAAAGCACATAATTGTATTGATGATATTTATGCAGATATGCAAGTGTTTAAAGAGGGTGTTGGTGGCCAGTTGCCTTTTATGCAAATGATGACAAATGAGGCTATTGTGGATCATGATAAAGCCAAATTAATCCAATCTTTATTGCCATTTTTTAAAGAAGATACACAACAATTTTTTACTGCCTTCGTAGAAGATGGTATGTACGACGTGATTTATCAAGGTGTGGAACATTTTGAGTGGCTATACCACGAACATCATATCAAAATTACAAGTGCCATTGAATTAACACAACAGCAAATTCAACGTATTATTGCAAAAATCGCATTTAAAATGAATCGCGTAATTGATACGTACAGTACAGTAATTGATGATCAAATTATTGCAGGAATTAAAGTTGAATCACATACATTTATTTCAGATTCAACCGTAACAGCGCAACTAAAAGCGTTTCAACAGGAAGTGTAA
- the atpA gene encoding F0F1 ATP synthase subunit alpha: MSNEAFDISQAIKEKVRAFKVEHKITEIGEVTFVGDGIARATGLTNVMANEMVVFPNGTIGVAQNLEKQDVGIIILGKYDTIHEGDLVKPTGKILEVPVGQALIGRVVDALGNPIDGKGTIVTDKTRPVETSAPGIMDRQSVNESLATGLKVVDALVPIGKGQRELIIGDRQTGKTSLAIDTILNQKGKDTICIYVAIGQKESTVKAIVQMLEEQDAMGYTIVVSASASQPSPMLYIAPYSATAMGEEFMYAGKDVLIVYDDLSKQAAAYREISLLLRRPPGREAYPGDVFYLHSRLLERSARLSDELGGGSLTALPIIETQAGDISAYIPTNVISITDGQIFLQRDLFASGVRPALAAGLSVSRVGGSAQTKAMKSVSGTLRIDLASYRELEAFTQFGSDLDAATQQKLNRGKRTVEVLKQDLHAPLSVAEQVVVLFALTNGVLDSIAVKDIKAFEKGLIAYMHTHAADMMQTLEKTGNAPDKNVLLEHIEQFKLTYVPEII, encoded by the coding sequence ATGTCAAACGAGGCTTTTGACATTAGTCAAGCAATTAAAGAAAAAGTACGGGCATTTAAAGTCGAACACAAAATTACAGAAATTGGTGAAGTAACATTTGTGGGTGACGGTATTGCACGCGCAACAGGATTAACCAATGTCATGGCTAATGAGATGGTTGTTTTTCCAAACGGAACAATAGGTGTTGCGCAAAACTTAGAAAAGCAAGATGTCGGTATTATTATATTAGGAAAATACGACACGATACATGAAGGTGATTTAGTTAAGCCAACAGGGAAAATTTTAGAAGTTCCCGTTGGGCAAGCGCTTATTGGTCGTGTGGTCGACGCTCTAGGAAATCCAATCGATGGCAAAGGGACAATTGTTACGGATAAAACACGTCCAGTAGAAACAAGTGCCCCAGGTATTATGGATCGACAATCGGTTAATGAGTCGTTAGCAACAGGTTTAAAAGTGGTTGATGCACTTGTACCAATTGGTAAAGGGCAACGTGAGTTAATTATCGGAGATCGCCAAACAGGTAAAACCTCTTTGGCAATTGATACGATATTAAACCAAAAAGGTAAAGATACGATTTGTATTTATGTTGCAATCGGTCAAAAAGAATCTACTGTAAAAGCAATCGTACAAATGTTAGAAGAACAAGATGCCATGGGTTATACGATTGTGGTTTCAGCCAGTGCATCACAACCTTCTCCAATGCTGTATATTGCACCGTATTCAGCGACAGCTATGGGTGAAGAATTTATGTACGCCGGTAAAGACGTATTAATCGTGTACGATGATTTATCAAAACAAGCAGCGGCTTATCGTGAAATTTCATTGTTATTACGTCGTCCGCCAGGGCGTGAAGCGTATCCAGGGGATGTGTTCTATTTGCATTCACGTTTATTGGAACGTTCAGCACGTTTAAGCGATGAATTGGGTGGCGGTTCACTAACTGCCTTACCAATTATTGAAACGCAAGCAGGTGATATTTCTGCGTATATTCCAACGAATGTGATTTCCATTACAGATGGGCAAATTTTCTTGCAACGCGATTTATTTGCATCCGGTGTCCGTCCAGCTTTAGCGGCAGGGCTATCCGTTAGTCGTGTCGGGGGATCTGCTCAAACAAAAGCAATGAAGAGCGTTTCAGGAACGTTACGTATTGATTTGGCAAGCTATCGTGAATTAGAAGCATTTACACAATTTGGTTCTGATTTAGATGCTGCAACGCAACAAAAATTAAATCGTGGAAAACGAACAGTTGAAGTGTTAAAACAAGATTTACACGCACCACTTTCAGTTGCAGAACAAGTCGTTGTTTTATTTGCGTTAACAAACGGTGTTTTAGATAGCATCGCCGTAAAAGATATTAAAGCGTTTGAAAAAGGATTAATCGCTTATATGCACACGCATGCTGCTGATATGATGCAAACTTTAGAAAAAACTGGTAATGCACCAGATAAAAATGTATTGCTTGAACATATTGAACAATTTAAATTGACATATGTTCCAGAAATTATTTAA
- the atpG gene encoding ATP synthase F1 subunit gamma: MGASLIDIKKRIESTKMTRQITSAMQMVSASKMARAEQHVKNFQIYSKKIQEIVAHLATSLYDQESSEFDDSDELQEAYIDYHDMLVERPIQKTAYLVISSDEGLAGSYNTNLFHATANMLKDNHKSLDEFFILAIGQSAVDFFEKENMTVAYQIDALSDHPSFEEVREIIVRAVKMFKSGEVDAFYVCYNHHVNPMVSQYRVEQMLPLMEIQDIEYETGKHAQFIFEPSAEVVLSKLLPQYAESLIYGAIIDAKTAEHASRMIAMRQASDNADALMETLKKEYNQKRQDSITQEITEIVGGANGLAN; this comes from the coding sequence ATGGGTGCGTCTTTAATTGATATCAAAAAAAGAATTGAATCCACTAAAATGACTCGTCAAATTACATCTGCTATGCAGATGGTATCCGCGTCAAAAATGGCACGCGCTGAACAACACGTCAAAAATTTCCAAATTTATTCCAAAAAAATTCAAGAAATTGTCGCCCATTTAGCGACGTCTTTGTATGATCAAGAGTCTTCGGAATTTGATGATTCAGACGAACTACAAGAAGCGTATATTGACTATCACGACATGCTCGTTGAGCGTCCTATTCAAAAAACGGCGTATTTAGTCATTTCCTCTGATGAGGGGTTGGCGGGTAGTTATAACACCAACTTGTTTCATGCTACAGCCAATATGTTGAAAGATAATCACAAAAGTTTAGATGAATTTTTTATTTTGGCGATTGGGCAGTCTGCTGTTGATTTTTTTGAAAAAGAAAATATGACAGTGGCGTATCAAATTGATGCGTTAAGTGACCATCCTTCATTTGAAGAGGTGCGTGAAATTATTGTTCGTGCCGTTAAAATGTTTAAGTCGGGTGAAGTAGATGCATTTTATGTATGTTACAACCATCACGTGAATCCAATGGTTTCGCAATATCGCGTCGAGCAAATGTTGCCTTTGATGGAAATTCAAGATATTGAATATGAAACTGGAAAACATGCTCAATTTATTTTTGAGCCATCTGCAGAAGTTGTACTATCAAAATTACTCCCACAATATGCGGAGAGTTTAATTTATGGTGCGATTATTGATGCAAAAACAGCCGAACACGCTAGTCGTATGATTGCAATGCGACAAGCAAGTGATAACGCGGATGCGTTAATGGAAACGCTGAAAAAAGAATATAATCAAAAACGACAAGATAGCATTACACAAGAAATCACTGAAATTGTCGGTGGTGCCAATGGTCTTGCTAATTAG
- the atpD gene encoding F0F1 ATP synthase subunit beta — translation MKIGQITQIVGPVVDVTFPLSTGVPDIHNALIVKAQSANHLVKDITLETVVELGNGTVRTIAMESTDGLIRGMRVEDTGNTIQVPVGDETLGRVFNVLGDVIDGGENFPKDFPRRSIHQSAPVYDNLNSQYEILQTGIKVIDLMAPYLKGGKIGLFGGAGVGKTVLIQELIHNIAEKSNGISVFAGVGERTREGNDLYYEMKESGVSEKTAMVFGQMNEPPGARMRVALTGLTIAEHFRDDKQQDVLLFIDNIFRFTQAGSEVSALLGRMPSAVGYQPTLASEMGRLQERITSTKNGSITSIQAIYVPADDYTDPAPATTFAHLDATTNLERKLTELGIYPAVDPLASTSSALTPRIVGQEHYDVAMEVQRILQRYRELQDIIAILGLDELSDAEKILVRRARRIQFFLSQNFHVAENFTGQKGSFVPVVETVKGFKWIIEGKLDDVPEDAFRNVGPIEDVVRKAVGMGYNGKACDMLDKNDSCFLNA, via the coding sequence ATGAAAATTGGACAAATCACACAAATTGTTGGACCGGTGGTAGATGTGACATTTCCACTGTCAACTGGCGTGCCAGATATTCATAATGCCCTTATTGTCAAAGCACAATCTGCTAATCATTTAGTAAAGGACATTACGTTAGAAACAGTAGTAGAATTAGGAAATGGAACTGTTCGTACCATTGCCATGGAATCTACTGACGGGTTGATTCGTGGTATGCGCGTAGAAGATACGGGAAATACCATTCAAGTACCGGTTGGAGACGAGACCCTAGGCCGCGTGTTTAACGTATTAGGGGATGTTATTGACGGCGGAGAAAATTTTCCAAAAGATTTTCCAAGACGTTCAATCCACCAAAGTGCACCTGTGTACGATAATTTAAATAGTCAATATGAAATTTTACAAACGGGTATTAAAGTTATCGACTTAATGGCGCCATATTTAAAAGGTGGGAAAATCGGATTGTTTGGTGGTGCCGGTGTCGGAAAAACGGTTCTTATCCAAGAATTAATTCACAACATTGCAGAAAAATCAAATGGTATTTCAGTCTTTGCCGGTGTTGGTGAACGGACACGTGAAGGAAACGACTTATACTACGAAATGAAAGAATCGGGTGTATCTGAAAAAACGGCAATGGTTTTTGGTCAGATGAACGAACCACCTGGAGCACGTATGCGAGTTGCGTTGACTGGTTTAACCATTGCGGAACATTTTAGAGATGATAAACAACAAGATGTACTTTTATTCATTGATAATATTTTCCGGTTTACGCAAGCAGGTTCAGAAGTTTCTGCGTTGTTAGGGCGTATGCCATCGGCGGTAGGTTATCAACCAACACTTGCTTCAGAAATGGGACGATTACAAGAACGTATCACATCAACAAAAAATGGTTCGATTACGTCTATTCAAGCGATTTATGTTCCAGCAGACGATTATACAGACCCTGCGCCAGCAACAACATTTGCGCACTTGGATGCGACAACAAACTTGGAGCGTAAATTAACAGAATTAGGTATTTATCCAGCAGTTGATCCATTGGCATCAACGTCTAGTGCATTAACGCCACGCATTGTTGGTCAAGAGCACTATGATGTGGCTATGGAAGTACAACGCATTTTACAACGTTATCGTGAATTACAAGATATTATTGCCATTTTAGGTTTAGATGAATTATCCGATGCGGAAAAAATATTAGTGCGTCGTGCGCGTCGTATTCAATTCTTCTTATCGCAAAACTTTCACGTTGCAGAAAACTTTACTGGACAAAAAGGATCATTCGTTCCGGTTGTAGAAACGGTTAAAGGATTCAAATGGATTATTGAAGGTAAATTGGACGATGTTCCAGAAGATGCCTTTCGTAATGTCGGCCCAATCGAAGACGTTGTTCGTAAAGCGGTTGGTATGGGTTATAACGGTAAAGCATGTGATATGTTAGATAAAAACGACAGCTGTTTTTTAAATGCGTAG
- a CDS encoding F0F1 ATP synthase subunit epsilon, protein MTQHHFQLNIVTPDGVVFKHRAISVDVTTLDGGLTIMANHMPLVTSLGIGPVTVTRVNNQGTQNYIAVNGGLLEFSHNVCNIIADTAERAREIDEIRAQKAKEKAEHDIEDAQLAQDAAKLKRAKLALNRAINRIGVANKYKQ, encoded by the coding sequence ATGACACAACATCATTTTCAATTAAATATTGTGACACCTGATGGGGTGGTGTTTAAGCATCGTGCCATATCGGTGGATGTCACAACGTTAGACGGAGGACTCACAATAATGGCTAATCATATGCCCCTTGTGACGTCATTAGGTATTGGACCGGTTACGGTAACACGTGTCAATAATCAAGGAACGCAAAATTATATTGCGGTTAATGGTGGATTATTGGAGTTTAGCCATAATGTGTGCAATATCATTGCAGATACTGCTGAACGTGCACGTGAGATAGATGAAATACGCGCTCAAAAAGCAAAAGAAAAAGCGGAGCATGATATTGAAGATGCACAACTTGCGCAAGATGCGGCGAAATTAAAACGCGCTAAATTGGCGTTAAATCGTGCCATCAATCGTATCGGTGTAGCCAATAAATACAAACAATAA
- the ftsE gene encoding cell division ATP-binding protein FtsE produces MIEITRVSKRYPNGITAINDVSVTIEQGEFVYIVGPSGSGKSTFIKMLYCDERLTTGDIRVGEFDLKRIKQKELPYLRRYVGVVFQDFKLLDKKTVYENIAYAMEVIGKKPSFIRKRVLEVLDLVGLKHKIRMFPNELSGGEQQRIAIARAIANMPGVLIADEPTGNLDPDTALEIMHILERISENGTTVIMATHSKQIVNEMKHRVLAIENGRIVRDEQEGDYGYYD; encoded by the coding sequence ATGATTGAAATAACACGCGTATCCAAGCGATACCCAAATGGAATTACAGCCATCAATGATGTGTCCGTAACCATTGAACAAGGTGAATTTGTTTATATTGTAGGACCTAGTGGATCAGGGAAATCAACATTTATTAAAATGTTGTATTGCGATGAACGCTTAACTACAGGAGATATTCGTGTCGGCGAATTTGATTTAAAACGTATCAAACAAAAAGAGTTACCATATTTAAGACGTTATGTTGGTGTGGTGTTCCAAGACTTTAAATTGTTAGATAAAAAAACAGTTTATGAAAATATTGCTTATGCTATGGAAGTTATCGGAAAGAAACCATCTTTCATTCGTAAACGTGTATTGGAAGTATTAGATTTAGTTGGATTGAAACATAAAATTAGAATGTTTCCTAACGAATTATCTGGTGGAGAACAGCAACGTATCGCCATTGCGCGTGCCATTGCCAATATGCCGGGCGTGTTAATTGCCGATGAGCCAACAGGTAACTTGGATCCAGATACCGCTTTAGAAATTATGCACATTTTAGAAAGAATTAGCGAAAATGGGACAACTGTCATTATGGCAACACACTCAAAACAAATTGTAAACGAAATGAAACATCGTGTGCTAGCCATCGAAAACGGTCGTATTGTCCGTGATGAGCAGGAAGGAGATTACGGGTATTATGATTAG
- the ftsX gene encoding permease-like cell division protein FtsX: MIRILFRHFREAVLSVTRNFGRSFLSITTVGLILLLMSGFATVLLNVNKMAQDATSTLEVNVYVDSAASDADIKYLESQLKNLPQVTNVRYSSKDDQLAAIVEKYPSFNLFQNDTNPLLNAFIISLKDGEQIKTVSSQVKSFMFVYKVNDGGDITDKLVAFSNGFQFWGLVLIAVLVFIAIILIMNTIRSTIISRHTEISIMRLVGATKWFIRWPFLIEGALIGLLGSVLPAAVLYFGYEFIYAMITPQLVLTQYSLLPSDPYAWIIALSVMMLGVVVGAVGSVISIRRFLKR, encoded by the coding sequence ATGATTAGAATTTTATTTAGACATTTTCGTGAAGCTGTTCTAAGCGTAACACGTAATTTTGGGCGTAGTTTTTTATCGATTACAACCGTAGGTTTAATTTTGTTATTGATGAGTGGTTTTGCTACCGTATTGCTTAACGTTAATAAAATGGCGCAAGATGCCACATCGACATTAGAAGTGAACGTTTATGTTGATTCGGCGGCAAGTGATGCGGACATTAAGTATTTAGAATCGCAATTAAAAAATCTGCCGCAAGTAACGAATGTACGCTATTCATCAAAAGATGATCAATTAGCGGCAATTGTTGAAAAATATCCGTCATTTAATTTATTTCAAAATGATACAAACCCATTATTAAATGCGTTTATCATTAGTTTGAAAGATGGAGAACAAATTAAAACTGTTTCTAGTCAAGTTAAGTCGTTTATGTTCGTTTATAAAGTAAATGATGGTGGCGATATTACCGATAAATTAGTCGCGTTTTCAAATGGATTTCAATTTTGGGGATTAGTGCTTATTGCGGTTCTCGTATTCATTGCCATTATTTTAATTATGAATACGATTCGTTCAACGATTATTTCACGTCATACTGAAATTTCAATTATGCGATTGGTGGGAGCAACGAAATGGTTTATTCGTTGGCCGTTCTTAATTGAAGGGGCATTGATTGGTTTGCTAGGTAGTGTGTTACCAGCAGCTGTACTATATTTTGGGTATGAATTTATTTATGCCATGATTACGCCACAACTTGTATTAACACAGTACAGTTTATTGCCGTCTGATCCATACGCATGGATTATTGCGCTAAGTGTTATGATGTTAGGGGTTGTTGTTGGTGCCGTGGGATCGGTTATTTCGATTCGTCGATTTTTGAAGCGCTAA